The sequence ACGCCCCACAGGTACAGGCGGCGGCGGCCCATGATGTCGCTGGCGCGGCCCCACAGGGGGCTGGACACGGTGCTGGTCAGCAGGTACACCGCGAAGGGCAGGGCGTAGAGGTTCTCGCCGCCCAGGTCTTTGATGACGCTGGGCATGGCGGTCGCGACCACGCTGGCCTCCAGCGCGGCCAGGAACACGCCAATCACGAGGCCCACGGTGGCGAGTTGCCGCACCTGCGGGGAAATGGAGGGCAGGGGAGCGGAGGTGGGCGCAGTCACCTGGGCAGCGTACTCCCGACCGTCACGTGAAGATTGCGTGGCTGGTTTCATCCACCCTGAATCGTTACAGTCGGGCCATGACCACCCTACCTTCGAAGTTGCACCAGCGGCCACTTGGCCGCACCGGCATGAACGTCACGGAGATCGGCTACGGCGCCTGGGGCATCGGCGCGGACGCCTGGGTCGGCGCGAAGGACGACGAGAGCCTGACGGCCCTGCGCCGCTATGTCGAGCTGGGCGGCAATTTCATCGATACGGCCATGGGCTACGGCAGCGGCCACAGCGAGACACTGGTTGGGCAGGTCGCCCGCGAGCACCCCGGTACGCTGGTCGCCACGAAGGTCAGCCCCAAGAACGGAGAGTGGCCAGCCGCCGACAGAACGACCGCCGAGGCGGCTTTCCCCGGCGAGTACGTGATCCGCATGACCGAAGCCAGTCTGGAACGCCTGGGTCTGGGAACCATTGACGTGCAGCAGTTCCACGTGTGGAACGACTCCTGGCTCGGGCAGGGAGACTGGCAGGACGCCGTGGCGCAGCTCAAGCAGAGTGGCAAAATCCGGGCTTTCGGCATCAGCATCAACGACCACCAGCCGAACAACGCTGTGAAGGCCGTCGAGGCGGGCGTGGTCGAGACGGTTCAGGTCATCTACAATGTCTTCGACCAGGCCCCACAGGATCGTCTGCTGGATGCCTGCCATGCCAACGGGGTGGGCGTGATCGTGCGGGTGGCGCTCGACGAGGGCAGCCTGACCGGCACCATCACGCCCGACACGACCTTCCCGGAGGGCGACTGGCGCAACCGGTACTTCGGCGGGGATCGCAAGACCGAACTCCAGGGGCGCCTCCGGGCCGTCGAAACGGATCTGGGCATCGGCACGGATCGGCTGGCCGAAACCAGCCTGCGCTTCGTGCTCTCGCACCCGGCTGTCAGCACCGTGATTGTGGGCATGCGCTCCGTGCGCAATGTGGAACGCAACGTGGCCCTGGCTGACGGGAAGGGCCTTCCCGCCGAGCAGGTGCAGAAACTGCACGCCCACCGCTGGGATCGCAACTGGTACCAGCCCGCACAGCAATAGGCCCAACGCAGGAGAAGGCAGCTTGATCGCTCCCTGGCCTTCTGTGACCATCGGCCCGCCCTCTGCCACACTGTCCGCATGGTGACCCGCGCTGAACTCGAAGCCCGTGAGGGAGCGACCCTGGCCCCCTACGCGACCCTCAGCCAGGACACGCGTGGGCGGGAGTACCCGGAAGCCGAGAGTGCCACCCGCACCGCCTTCCAGAAAGACCGCGACCGGGTGCTGCACACCACCGCCTTCCGGCGCCTGGAAGCCAAGACGCAGGTGTTTCTGAACGCCAGCGGCGACCATTACCGCACCCGCCTGACCCACACCCTGGAAGTGCAGCAGGTCGCCCGCAGCGTCGCCCTCACGCTCGGGCTGAACGAGACCCTGGCCGAGACCATCGCCCTGGCCCACGACCTCGGCCACCCTCCGTTCGGCCACGCGGGTGAGCGCGTCCTGAACGACCTCATGGAGGTTCACGGCGGCTTCGACCACAACGCGCAGGCCCGCCGGATCGTCACGCTGCTCGAATTCCGCCGGCCCGACGTGCCCGGCCTGAACCTCACCCTCGACACCCTCGACGGCCTGAACAAACACGACCGCGCGGATCTCGGCCGCCCCAGCCTGGAAGCGCAGGTCGTGGATGCTGCCGACGCCCTCGCCTACACCGCCCACGACCTCGACGACGGCCTGCGCAGCGGCCTGATCACCCCGGATCAGCTCGCCACCCTGCCTCTGTGGCAGGCGCTCACCCAGCGGGCCGAGCTGCGATCCACCACCATCACGGACAGCGAACGCCGCTCCCTGCACCGCGAACTCCTCGGCTGGCTCATCACGGATCTCAGCGTCACCAGCGACGCCAGCATCCGGGCCAGCGGCATCACGGGCGCCCCCGACGCCCGCGCCCAGCCCCGCAACCTGATCACGTACAGCGACAGCATGCGCGAACTGCTGCGGGACACGGCCACGTTCCTGCAACAGAACCTCTACCGCCACTGGCGGGTCGAGATGCAGGTCGAGCAGGCCACCCGCGTCCTGACCACCCTGTTCCACGCCCTGGTCGGGCGGCCCAGCATGTTGCCGCCACTTTACCAGCGCTGGGCCACGGAACGCGGCACGCACCGGGCCGTCTGCGATTACATTGCCGGCATGACCGACCGGTACGCGCTGGACATCCACGCCAGCCTCACCCCACCCGGCAGCGCCACCCCCTGGCCCCGCTGACGCTCCCGCCCCTGCGTTGACACCCTGCCGCCCCCCTGCTACATTGACTGCCGCCTGTCCACCCGGACTGGCAGCCCACGGTGCGCGGGTGTAGCTCAGCTGGTTAGAGCGCACGCCTGATAAGCGTGAGGTCCCCAGTTCAAGTCTGGGCATCCGCACCACCTCAAGCCCCCGCACGCAGCGGGGGCTTCTGCTGTCCTGGCTCAACTCGACAGCGGTGCCAAGTCGTCTTCGTCCGGTTCGGTCGCCTTGCCGAACCGGCGCGGCATGCCGTGCTCAGGCCGAGTGCGCCTCGCGGCCCAGCACGGTTCTGAGGACGTCGCTGATCGTCACGACGCCCAGCAGGTCTCCATCCAGGGTGATGACAGGCAGGCCGTGGACGTCCAGCGCCAGCATCTGCGTGAGGGCGTCGTGCATGGGCGTGCCCTCGCGCAGGAATCCGGTCGGTGGCCGCATCAGGTCGCGTACCGTGCGGCCCTCCAGCAGTAACTGCGCGCCCATCACGGTCGGGCCGTGCCCCGCCTGCGCGAGTTCCACGGCGCTCGTCACGTCCGTCTCGTGCAGCAGGCCCACCAGCGTGCGGCCTTCCAGGGCGGGGAGCACCCGCAGGCGACTGATCTTCAGGCGGGCGGCCCCATCGGCCGCGGGTGAGTCGGCCGGCACGCTCACCACGGCCGTGGTCATGTGCTGTTCCACCGCGCCCCATTCCAGGCGTGCGGCGCGGTTCGCGGCCCGCAACACGTCCGTCAGGGTCAGCATGCCAACCACGCGACCGTCGTCGTCCAGCACGGGCAGACCGCCCACGTGCCGGTCGAACATGGTCGTCATCGCACGTTCCAGGGGCTCCGTGTCCTGCGCCGTATGAACCGGGGTGCGCATGGCGTCCCGCACCCGGACGCGCCCGGCCCGCCCGGCGAAGTCCCAAGGGGTCAGGCCCTCGCTCAGGGGGGGCAGGTGGGAGCGGATTTCACCGTCCGTGAGGATGCCGACCAGCCGTCCGTCGTGCAGCACGGGCAGGCGTTTCACATGCAATTCCTGCATTTTCACCACGGCCTCGGGCAGCGTGTCGTTCGGATCGGCGGTCACAGCGCGGGTGTGCATGGCGTCCCTGACTAACATAGTGAATCCTCCTGCGCTTACCTTCGGGTTCGCGTGTTACGGAGGCATTACGGCATGCTGGTCAGCCCTTCGGCCGATACGCTGGCCGCGAACGGACGGGCAGACTGGGTGGATGACGTCCAGCCAGCCCGGGGCCCTGATTCTGATCAACGGCGCGTCCAGCGCGGGGAAGTCCACGCTCGCGCAGGCGCTGCAAGGCGCCCTGCCCGCGCCCTTCCTGCACTTCAGCCTGGACTTCTTCCTGTTCGGAGATCGGGTGCTGCCCCGCACGCCACAGGGCAAGCTCCGCGACTGGACGACGATCCGCCCGCAGGTCTTCCAGGGCTTCAACCGCTGCCTGCCCGCGCTGCTCACCGCCGGGAACAACCTCGTCGTGGATTACATCATCGAGACGCCGCAGATGTGGAGCGAGTTCCGCACGCTGCTTGCGGGCTACGACGTGTTTCTGGTCGGCCTGGACTGCCCCGTGGCTGAACTCGAACGCCGGGAACACGCGCGTGGCGACCGGGGCATGGGCGACGCGCGTCGGGACGCCCTGACCGTACATACGTTTACCGCATACGACCTGGAACTTTCGTGTCAGACGCCGCTGGCGAACAACGTTCTACGGGTGATCCGAGAATGGGCAGGCAGGAGCGAGCGGGCGCAGCGGGTTTTTCCCGCTGTGCCCCTCCTCTGAACATGACCCCTGATCTGTTCCGAACCAGAAGTCTTTCTGGCGCGTCCGCTCAGGGCCCCACGTAGGGCAGGTCGTAACTGAGGTCGGCCAGGCGGGGTTTGCAGGTGTCCTGAACCGGCGTGTACTGCAGCGCCACCGGGCGGCTGCCCAGGCGCAGCACGCGCACCTCGTAGACGGCCAGCGCGCACTCGGGCATGCTCGGCGGGACGCCCTGAACATTCATGGTCAGGCGGCTGCCGCTGAAGCTGTACGTGCCATGCGGGAACGGTGCCGCCGGCTGGGCGGTTCCTGCCACGGTGGACGAGAGGACGAAGGTGCCATCCGCGGCGTACCGGATGAACCCCATGCTGTTCGACGGTGCGAACGCCGGGTTGTGCTGGTACTGCTTCCAGACGCCCGTGATGTCGCTCGCCTGACTGGCCAGCACCACGCAGGGCCTGTCCTGCCCCGCCTCACAGGCCACCAGGGCGGGATACGGCCCGGCGGCGGGCGCTGCCGCCGGGGTCTGGGCCAGGGTCGGCGCGCAGGACAGCAGCAGGCCGGTGAGTCCGAGCTTCAGGACGTGGAATGGGGTCGGGTGGCGGGACGCAGTCATGGACGTGGCGCTCTGGAGCTGGGTACGGTTCATGGAATGCCTCCGGTCCCCGGGGATGTCCTCATTACGACCGTCCAACAGGGGAAATTCAAGCTGGATGTCGTGCCACGCGGCGTACCATGGGTCGTACCGGCGGGGTCGTACCCGCCGGATCGTGGGGGGCACGTGACCGGGGACAGGGCATTCGGGCAGGAGGTGCGCGAGCGGCGGCGGACGCTGGGGCTGACCCAGAAGAAACTGGCCCGGCTGCTCGGCTGCTCGCCCGTCACCGTGCAGAAGCTGGAGGAAGGCCACCGCCGCCCTTCCCCCCACCTGGCGCGGGCGCTGGCGCAGCACCTGAACATAGGCGCGGCGGAAATAGTTGCATTCCTGCGCTCGGCTCAGGAGGCGCCTGTCATCCCGCGTCGGCCCGTCACACCGCCTGGGAACCCGGTGCCGGACGGCACCCGCAGCAGCGCGCTGCCGACCCCCCCGACTCCTTTCCTGGGCCGCGCACCGGAACGCCGGACGCTCGCCCGCCTGCTCACGCGGGGAGCGCGTCCCGTCGTGACCCTCATCGGGCCGCCCGGCGTCGGCAAGACCCGCCTGGCCCTGGAGGTGGCCCGTGACGTGCAGGCCGAATTCGAGCAGGTGCACTTCATTCCCCTCACCACGGTGCTGGACGCGCGGCAAGTCTGGGCGCAGACCGCGCGACTACTGGGCCTCACGCTGGGCGCGCGCCCCCCCCTCGACCGCCTCGCGGTGCATTTGGGCCGTCGCCGGATCCTGCTGGTGCTCGACAACTTCGAACACGTCCTGGCCGCCGCGGCCGACCTTCACACGTTGCTGGAGCAGGCGCCCGGCGTGCGTGTACTGGTCACCAGCCGCGAGGCCCTGCACTTGTCCGCCGAACAGGTCTGGGCGCTCGCCCCGCTTGGCCTGCCGTCGCCGGAGCCTCAGGCGCTGGCCCGCTTGCGCCGGGTGCCGGCGGTCGCCCTGTTCACTGAGCGGGCGGCCGCGAGCTGGCCGGAGTTTCGCCTGACAGCGAGTACAGCGCCAGACGTGGCCCGGATCGTCCGCTGGTGTGACGGGCTGCCGCTGGCGCTGGAACTCGCGGCGGGCCAGATCGGGCCGCTCAGTGCCGCCGAGGTCTGGGCGGCGCTGCAAGCTGCGCCGCTGGCCCTGCTGGGTGAGGGCCCGCTGGACGTGCCTGCGCGGCAGCGCAGCGTCCATGCGGCCGTGGCCTGGACCTACGACCGGCTGGATCACGGTCTACAGCAGGACTTCCGGCACCTGGGCGTGTTCGTCGGCGGGTTCAGCGCCGCAGCGGCCGGAGCGCTGGGGGTGGCCCGCCTGGCCCTGGACGCCCTGCTCAGGCTCGGCCTGGTACGCCGCCACGAGTTCCAGGGCCGGTACAGCCTGCTTGAACCTCTTCGGGCCTTCGCGCTGGAGCACTTGGCGTTCCACGGGGAACTGGACGCCGCCCAGCAGGAGCACGCCACCCAGCTGCTGCACTCCCAGGACACCCCGATCTGGCGGTCGCTTGGGTGGGTGGCCGCTGAGCTGGACAACGTGCGGGCGGCCCTGCGCTGGGCCATCGGCCACGCCCGGCCTGACCTGGCCCTGCGGCTGGCGCTGGGGGTCAGCTGGTACCTGGAAATTCACGGCCTCCAGAGAGAGGAGCTCGCGTGGTTCGACGAGGCGCTGGCCGTGGACGGGGGGAACGCCGCCCTGCGCCTACAGGTCATGGTTCGCTCAGCGACGCCAGCGTGGCAGGTGGGCCGGCATGCCCTGGCCGCCGGGCGGCTGCACGCGGCACTACCCCACGTCCGGACGCTGGGTGCCGCCGAGGAGGTCGGTGTCCTCATGACGCTGGGTCGAGTGGAATTCGAACAGGGAAACGTAGAGGAGGCACTTCAGCATCTTGAGGCCGCACGGCGGCTTGTCGAACCTGGGTTCGGCGTCAGTCTGAACGCGGGCCTGAGGTTTCACTTGGCCGATGTCCACGCGGCCTTGGGCGAGCCCGGTCAGGCCCGCGCGGACGTGACCGGGGGTCTAGCCCTGTGCCAGCAGGAGCCCGGCCTATTCTGGGAAGCGCACCTGCTGACGGTTCAGGCTGCCCTGGATCTGAACGACGGTCAGGTGCTTTCCGCCCGCCGGGCATTGGCCCGCGCCCTGGACGTGCTGGCCCCGACCCTGCATACCCGCATTCTGACCCTGGCGCTGTCCTATCTGGCCTGCACGTACGCCACCCAGGGGGCAGACTCCGCCGAATTGCAGTGGGCCGCGCGACTGTGGGGGCTGGTGGAGGCGCAGCGGGAGGCGAGTGCCCAGCCCCTGGCTGCGCCCCATCAGGCCGATCTCGCCCGGTTCATGCGGGCGGCCGAGCGGCACGTGCCAGCGGCCGCGTGGCAGGCGGCCTGGGCGGATGGCCGCGCCCTGGAGCTCCACGCCACCTGGAAGGACAGTCTCGACCGCCTTCGTACGGAGGTCAGTGTCCTGACGCTGGGCGTTCCGGTGACCCGGCCGTCCCTCAAATCAGGCTGAGTTCGCTGCCCGCGTCCAGGTGCGCGAGGTGCTCCGGCAGGTTGCCGGGTCTGTCCATAACGATCTGCTCGGCCTTGTAACTGCTGCGCACCAGGGGGCCGGACACGACCTCCATGAAGCCCAGAGCCATGCCCTCGGTGCGGATCTCGTCGAATTCGGCGGGGGTCACGTAGCGCTCCACCGGCAGGTGGTGCATGGTGGGCCGGAGGTACTGCCCGAAGGTCAGGACGTCCACCCCGGCGGCGCGGCAGTCGGCCATGGCTTCGCGGATCTCCTCGCGGGTCTCGCCCAGGCCCAGCATGATGCTGGTCTTGGTGATCACGTCCGGCCGGGCCTGCTTGGCGTGGGCCAGCACGGCCAGGGTCTGGTCGTAGTCGGCGCGGATGTCGCGCACGGGGTGGGTCAGGCGGCGCACGGTCTCCAGATTCTGGGCGTAGGTGTCCACGCCGCTGTCCAGCACCAGATCCACGCAGTGCGTGTTCCCGCCGAAGTCCGGCGTCAGGGCCTCCACGCGCGTCTCGGGGTTCAGCTTCTTGATGGCCGTGACGGTTTTCGCGAAGTGGTACGCGCCGCCGTCTGGCAGATCGTCCCGGTCCACCGAGGTCAGCACCACGTACTTCAGTCCCATCAGGCCCACGCTCTCGGCCACGTGCTGCGGTTCGTCCAGATCGAGTTTGCCCATGGGGTTACCGGTGTCCACGGCGCAGAACCGGCACGCGCGGGTGCAGATGTGGCCCATCAGCATGAAGGTGGCCGTGCCGCGCGACCAGCATTCGCCGATGTTCGGGCACATGGCCTCCTCGCACACGGTGTGCAGGCGGTGCTCCTTGACGATCTTGCGCACCTCGCCGTACACGCCGCCGGTGGGGATCGTGACCTTGAGCCACTCGGGTTTCTGCTCGCGCACGCGGACGCTGTCCTTGCGGTAGATGCCGTTCTTGACGAACTTCGCTTCTTTCTCGGGCGGTGTGGTCTGGGTCATGTGCGTCAACTCCCCACTGCCGCGAACTGTGGCAGCGTCCAGTCGTAGGGTTCGAAGGTGGCGGCAAAGGCGTCGGCAAGGGCCGTGCGGGCCTCGGCCATGCTCGCCGTGCGGGTTGCGCCACGCCGGTCGTACTCGCGCTCCACTGAGGTCATCTGCGTGTCGGTCAGGCCGCAGGGCACGATCAGGTCGAAGTGCGCGAGGTTCGTGGTGACGTTCAGCGCCAGCCCGTGAAGGGCCACGTGGCGTTTCACGGCCACGCCGAACGACGCGATCTTCTGGTCGTAGGTGTGACCGTTCACCGCACGCGGCTCGACGTAGACCCCCGCGTAGCCGGGGTTCGGGCGGGCGTCGTCCAGCCCCAAAGTGTGCAGGGCCGTGATGGTCGCGTCCTCCAGCAGCCGCAGGAAGTCCACGACCCGGCGGCCCACCGGGAAGATCGCGTACGCGACGAGTTGGCCGGGGCCGTGGTACGTGACGTCCCCGCCGCGCTCAACCTCCAGCACCTCGATGCCCTGAGCCTCCAGGTAGGCCCGCGTGACGATGATGTTCGTGCCTTCCCGCGCCTTGCGGCCCAGCGTGAGCACTGGCGGGTGCTCGACCAGCAACAGCGTGGGCGGCGTCGTGCCGTCCACGACCTGGGCGTGCAGCTCGCGTTGCAGCGCCCAGGCGTCGCGGTAGGGCAGGGTTCCCAGGTCGCGCAGCACGTAGGAAGGGGGGGCGGACATGCTGTGGATTCTAAACCGGCCCTGCGGCCCGTTACCGTGTCAGCAGCCGAGATTCCGGCCCGATTGACCAACGCGGGTGGTAGGTGGCGGCATTCCTGCTGATGGACACGCCGGGCAGATCGTCCAGATCCTCTGGACACCTCGGCCATCCGGCCGATTGGCGTGGTCTGCCCTGTACCGCCAGACTGCGCCATGCCCACCCTCGTTCCCCCGAGCGAAACGTTCAAGGACAGCTTTCTGGACGCCGTGCGCGAGGCCCAGGCGACCGGCAGCGGCCTGGGTGACACCCTAGGCTTCAACGTCGCTGAGATCGAACGCAACTTTCCGGCCTTCCTGATCAACCTGAACCGCTTCGTGCCGCCCGCCGTCCCGCCGGAGGGCTTCGTGAATTCCGAACCGTTGTGGCTGGTCGAGGGCGACACCTATCTGGGCCGCGTCAGCCTCCGCCACACCCTGAACCGGAGGCTGCGCGAGTTCGGCGGGCACATCGGCTACGAGATCAGACCAGGTGAGCGCCGCAGGGGCTACGCCACCCTGGCCCTGCGGCTCGCGCTGGAGCGTGCCCGCGCCCTGGGACTGTCGCGCGTGCTCGTCACCTGCGACCTGGACAACCTCGGCTCGCGTCGGGTCATCGAGACGAACGGCGGCGAACTGGAGTGAGAATTTCTGGTGCCGGACTATCACGACCAGCCGATCCGCCGGTACTGGATCACCGTGGCCGCCTGACAAGGCCTGCACGGTCGAACAAGGGGCCGGGCAGAGCGATAAGCAGCGAAGCCGATTCTTTCAGAACAACAGTTGGACTCGGTGTGGTGTCAGTCGTTGCCGTTGCGGATGTCGTCGGCCCTGTCTTTGAGTTCCTCGGACAGGTGCTCCAGGGTCGCGACCTTCTGCTCGTCGGGCGCCCCCGTATTCCCCACGTGCTCGGCCACCGCATGACCGATGCGGCGCAGGGCTCCCAGCTGCACGGGAGCGGCCTCGTCGAGCTCACCGATCCGCTGAACGATGTCCTCACCGGCTCCGGCCAGCGCTTCGGCTTCCGAACCCGCGCTAATGAGCCGCAGGTCACGGATCTTCTGCTGGTGTTCGGCGATCACCTGATCGAGTTTGTGCACCTGCTCCAGCGTGTCGGCCTGCGCGTGGGCCGAGGCGATGATGGTATGCAGCGCGTCGACCTGCACCTGCACGCGTGACTGGATGTTCTTCAGCCGGGCCACGCTGATGTCCGTGATCGGCGTCGAGGTCACGTCTTGCAGCGCCTGCCGCACCAGCTCGTCGACATGCCGCGCGATCTCCAGCTGTCCCTCGCTGCTGCTGAGCACGCCGTGGATCGTGGCGACATGGCCGGCCCGCTCCTCGTCGCCGCTTCCCAGCGACAGGCTGCGGAGTTTCTCCCCGGTCAGATCCACCACGTGCCGGAGGGCCTCGGTCGCGACCAGCCCTTCATGTCCCGCGCGGATGATGCTCTCGAGCGTGCTGGACTGCGCCCACCCGGCGGCGCCCACGTGCTCACGGGCCTGTACCTCGGCCAGGCGCCGGCGTTGCCCGGCGGCCGCCTGCTCGGCGCCGGCCAGATAGTCGTCTGGATTGGGGGGGATCACGTGCCGATCCTGTCGCTTCAGCTGCATTGCAAGTGTGAGCGGAGTGCCGCTTGTCCAGACGTAGCCTGATCGTGTATATTGTCGCGGTTTGGTCGGTCGCCAGCGTGCGACCGGCCTGAGTACCGGAGTACGAACGTCTCTGCCCGCCCATGCGGGAGTGTGGGACGGTCCGCTGCCCAGAGGAGTTCATCATGCAGAGCAGCATCAAGACGAACCGTGGCGCGATCCTGCGCGCCGTCGAGCAGCCCCACATCAAGACCGATCACCCGGATTTCCGTCCCGGCGACACCGTGCGTGTGGAGACGAAGGTCGTGGAAGGCACCCGCACCCGCAACCAGGCCTTCGAGGGCGTGGTCATCGCTATGAACGGCTCGGGCAGCCGCAAGAG comes from Deinococcus sp. KSM4-11 and encodes:
- a CDS encoding aldo/keto reductase; the encoded protein is MTTLPSKLHQRPLGRTGMNVTEIGYGAWGIGADAWVGAKDDESLTALRRYVELGGNFIDTAMGYGSGHSETLVGQVAREHPGTLVATKVSPKNGEWPAADRTTAEAAFPGEYVIRMTEASLERLGLGTIDVQQFHVWNDSWLGQGDWQDAVAQLKQSGKIRAFGISINDHQPNNAVKAVEAGVVETVQVIYNVFDQAPQDRLLDACHANGVGVIVRVALDEGSLTGTITPDTTFPEGDWRNRYFGGDRKTELQGRLRAVETDLGIGTDRLAETSLRFVLSHPAVSTVIVGMRSVRNVERNVALADGKGLPAEQVQKLHAHRWDRNWYQPAQQ
- a CDS encoding deoxyguanosinetriphosphate triphosphohydrolase; the encoded protein is MVTRAELEAREGATLAPYATLSQDTRGREYPEAESATRTAFQKDRDRVLHTTAFRRLEAKTQVFLNASGDHYRTRLTHTLEVQQVARSVALTLGLNETLAETIALAHDLGHPPFGHAGERVLNDLMEVHGGFDHNAQARRIVTLLEFRRPDVPGLNLTLDTLDGLNKHDRADLGRPSLEAQVVDAADALAYTAHDLDDGLRSGLITPDQLATLPLWQALTQRAELRSTTITDSERRSLHRELLGWLITDLSVTSDASIRASGITGAPDARAQPRNLITYSDSMRELLRDTATFLQQNLYRHWRVEMQVEQATRVLTTLFHALVGRPSMLPPLYQRWATERGTHRAVCDYIAGMTDRYALDIHASLTPPGSATPWPR
- a CDS encoding CBS domain-containing protein; the encoded protein is MLVRDAMHTRAVTADPNDTLPEAVVKMQELHVKRLPVLHDGRLVGILTDGEIRSHLPPLSEGLTPWDFAGRAGRVRVRDAMRTPVHTAQDTEPLERAMTTMFDRHVGGLPVLDDDGRVVGMLTLTDVLRAANRAARLEWGAVEQHMTTAVVSVPADSPAADGAARLKISRLRVLPALEGRTLVGLLHETDVTSAVELAQAGHGPTVMGAQLLLEGRTVRDLMRPPTGFLREGTPMHDALTQMLALDVHGLPVITLDGDLLGVVTISDVLRTVLGREAHSA
- a CDS encoding chloramphenicol phosphotransferase CPT family protein; amino-acid sequence: MTSSQPGALILINGASSAGKSTLAQALQGALPAPFLHFSLDFFLFGDRVLPRTPQGKLRDWTTIRPQVFQGFNRCLPALLTAGNNLVVDYIIETPQMWSEFRTLLAGYDVFLVGLDCPVAELERREHARGDRGMGDARRDALTVHTFTAYDLELSCQTPLANNVLRVIREWAGRSERAQRVFPAVPLL
- a CDS encoding helix-turn-helix domain-containing protein translates to MPPVPGDVLITTVQQGKFKLDVVPRGVPWVVPAGSYPPDRGGHVTGDRAFGQEVRERRRTLGLTQKKLARLLGCSPVTVQKLEEGHRRPSPHLARALAQHLNIGAAEIVAFLRSAQEAPVIPRRPVTPPGNPVPDGTRSSALPTPPTPFLGRAPERRTLARLLTRGARPVVTLIGPPGVGKTRLALEVARDVQAEFEQVHFIPLTTVLDARQVWAQTARLLGLTLGARPPLDRLAVHLGRRRILLVLDNFEHVLAAAADLHTLLEQAPGVRVLVTSREALHLSAEQVWALAPLGLPSPEPQALARLRRVPAVALFTERAAASWPEFRLTASTAPDVARIVRWCDGLPLALELAAGQIGPLSAAEVWAALQAAPLALLGEGPLDVPARQRSVHAAVAWTYDRLDHGLQQDFRHLGVFVGGFSAAAAGALGVARLALDALLRLGLVRRHEFQGRYSLLEPLRAFALEHLAFHGELDAAQQEHATQLLHSQDTPIWRSLGWVAAELDNVRAALRWAIGHARPDLALRLALGVSWYLEIHGLQREELAWFDEALAVDGGNAALRLQVMVRSATPAWQVGRHALAAGRLHAALPHVRTLGAAEEVGVLMTLGRVEFEQGNVEEALQHLEAARRLVEPGFGVSLNAGLRFHLADVHAALGEPGQARADVTGGLALCQQEPGLFWEAHLLTVQAALDLNDGQVLSARRALARALDVLAPTLHTRILTLALSYLACTYATQGADSAELQWAARLWGLVEAQREASAQPLAAPHQADLARFMRAAERHVPAAAWQAAWADGRALELHATWKDSLDRLRTEVSVLTLGVPVTRPSLKSG
- the lipA gene encoding lipoyl synthase; translated protein: MTQTTPPEKEAKFVKNGIYRKDSVRVREQKPEWLKVTIPTGGVYGEVRKIVKEHRLHTVCEEAMCPNIGECWSRGTATFMLMGHICTRACRFCAVDTGNPMGKLDLDEPQHVAESVGLMGLKYVVLTSVDRDDLPDGGAYHFAKTVTAIKKLNPETRVEALTPDFGGNTHCVDLVLDSGVDTYAQNLETVRRLTHPVRDIRADYDQTLAVLAHAKQARPDVITKTSIMLGLGETREEIREAMADCRAAGVDVLTFGQYLRPTMHHLPVERYVTPAEFDEIRTEGMALGFMEVVSGPLVRSSYKAEQIVMDRPGNLPEHLAHLDAGSELSLI
- the lipB gene encoding lipoyl(octanoyl) transferase LipB, encoding MSAPPSYVLRDLGTLPYRDAWALQRELHAQVVDGTTPPTLLLVEHPPVLTLGRKAREGTNIIVTRAYLEAQGIEVLEVERGGDVTYHGPGQLVAYAIFPVGRRVVDFLRLLEDATITALHTLGLDDARPNPGYAGVYVEPRAVNGHTYDQKIASFGVAVKRHVALHGLALNVTTNLAHFDLIVPCGLTDTQMTSVEREYDRRGATRTASMAEARTALADAFAATFEPYDWTLPQFAAVGS
- a CDS encoding GNAT family N-acetyltransferase gives rise to the protein MPTLVPPSETFKDSFLDAVREAQATGSGLGDTLGFNVAEIERNFPAFLINLNRFVPPAVPPEGFVNSEPLWLVEGDTYLGRVSLRHTLNRRLREFGGHIGYEIRPGERRRGYATLALRLALERARALGLSRVLVTCDLDNLGSRRVIETNGGELE